In Thamnophis elegans isolate rThaEle1 chromosome 4, rThaEle1.pri, whole genome shotgun sequence, the following proteins share a genomic window:
- the PIGW gene encoding phosphatidylinositol-glycan biosynthesis class W protein, which yields MSQQLVKEAFLSNLNGTTLLEISVGLPLAPLCILTRGLLLILYFLHNGRSLCSMYGNFFLDFTVLIVPPVLSYTILASIFPFVILSIMAFCTGLIFLIYTKRTNYAQVSLKQILDDFLRTNLDPEYIPAITSLRVFINLWTSINILAVDFPQYPRRYAKTESYGTGVMDLGVGIFVFGNGVVCPEVRLKPGTMQHKFFYLIRQLLTVWPLLLLGFGRLMSVKAADYYEHVTEYGVHWNFFFTLAAIRMGASLLLTVFPVHKAWIASVMLAVVYECFLEITPLKMFILHGSNGQDSRTGFLNANREGIFSVIGYLAIYMASVQVGLYLLGKRTTARGWLKIICYFLLGIFLLFTCLYFAQVYIDTVSRRLANLSFCIWIIASCLVPFSCFLVVDLILVFTKLIVGGADIPSSWNILHSSPYKKSDLEFRHRKNESQSMCMINAVNKNQLLHFLLANVLTGLVNMHVDTVHSSTLSAMLILHLYMFTNCLVMYMLQAKNIILKWW from the coding sequence ATGTCACAGCAGCTGGTAAAAGAAGCCTTTCTAAGTAATCTAAATGGAACGACATTACTTGAAATTTCTGTTGGCTTACCTCTTGCACCATTATGTATTCTCACTAGAGGACTGCTCCTAATTTTGTACTTTCTCCACAATGGAAGATCTTTATGCTCAATGTATGGTAATTTTTTTCTAGACTTCACTGTTTTAATCGTCCCGCCAGTACTTTCCTATACAATTTTAGCTTCCATATTCCCTTTTGTGATCCTCTCCATTATGGCATTCTGCACAGGCTTGATTTTTCTCATTTATACTAAGCGGACAAATTATGCCCAAGTGTCTCTTAAGCAAATCTTAGATGATTTTCTGAGAACCAACTTGGACCCAGAATACATTCCTGCCATAACTTCGCTTCGAGTGTTCATCAATTTATGGACATCCATTAATATCCTGGCTGTAGACTTCCCACAGTATCCCCGGAGGTATGCCAAAACGGAGTCTTATGGGACAGGAGTGATGGATTTGGGAGTTGGAATATTTGTTTTTGGAAATGGTGTGGTTTGTCCAGAAGTTCGGCTGAAGCCTGGTACAATGCAACACAAATTCTTTTATCTCATAAGGCAGTTGTTGACCGTATGGCCCCTCCTTCTCCTTGGCTTTGGACGACTAATGAGTGTTAAAGCAGCTGACTATTATGAGCATGTCACTGAATATGGTGTGCACTGGAACTTTTTCTTCACTTTAGCTGCTATACGAATGGGTGCATCACTCCTTCTGACTGTATTCCCCGTACACAAAGCCTGGATAGCCTCAGTAATGTTAGCTGTGGTTTATGAATGCTTTCTCGAGATTACACCTCTGAAGATGTTTATTTTGCATGGAAGCAATGGGCAAGATTCAAGGACTGGTTTTCTAAATGCCAACAGAGAGGGCATATTTTCTGTCATCGGTTACCTTGCTATCTACATGGCTAGTGTACAAGTAGGTTTATATTTATTAGGAAAAAGAACAACAGCAAGAGGGTGGCTTAAAATAATCTGCTACTTTTTACTgggcatttttctcctttttacatGTCTCTACTTTGCTCAGGTATACATTGACACTGTGTCCCGACGATTGGCAAACCTTTCTTTTTGCATATGGATTATTGCTAGTTGCTTGGTCCCCTTTAGTTGCTTTTTAGTGGTTGATCTTATTCTCGTATTCACAAAGCTGATTGTGGGTGGGGCTGATATTCCTAGTAGTTGGAACATTTTGCACTCATCACCATATAAAAAATCTGATTTGGAATTTCGGCACAGAAAAAACGAATCTCAGAGTATGTGCATGATCAATGCTGTGAACAAAAACCAGCTTCTGCACTTTTTGCTAGCCAATGTTTTAACTGGTCTTGTAAATATGCACGTTGATACAGTGCACAGCAGCACACTCTCTGCCATGTTAATTCTACATTTGTATATGTTTACAAACTGTTTAGTTATGTATATGTTACaagcaaaaaatataattttaaaatggtgGTAA